The following proteins are encoded in a genomic region of Toxotes jaculatrix isolate fToxJac2 chromosome 3, fToxJac2.pri, whole genome shotgun sequence:
- the ppil1 gene encoding peptidyl-prolyl cis-trans isomerase-like 1 — translation MSGIPPDTWQPPTVALETTMGTVVVELYWKHAPKTCKNFAELARRGYYNNTKFHRIIKDFMVQGGDPTGTGRGGASIFGKQFEDELNPELKFTGAGILAMANAGPDTNGSQFFLTLGPTQWLDGKHSIFGRVYQGMGVLNRIGMVETNGQDRPIDDVKILRATVPN, via the exons ATGTCAGGGATACCTCCAGACACATGGCAGCCGCCCACAGTGGCTTTGGAGACGAC GATGGGGACGGTAGTGGTGGAGCTGTACTGGAAACACGCACCTAAGACGTGCAAAAACTTTGCAGAGCTCGCCCGAAGAGGCtactacaacaacacaaagttTCACAGAATAATCAAAGACTTCATGGTGCAGGGTGGAGATCCTACAGGGACAG GTCGGGGTGGTGCCTCCATATTTGGTAAACAGTTTGAAGATGAACTCAACCCAGAACTGAAATTCACAG GTGCCGGTATTCTGGCGATGGCCAATGCAGGACCGGATACAAACGGCAGCCAGTTCTTCCTCACTCTCGGACCCACTCAGTGGTTGGATGGAAAGCACAGTATTTTTGGAAGAGTATACCAGGGGATGGGAGTGCTGAACCGGATCGGGATGGTGGAGACAAACGGTCAAGATCGTCCAATTGATGATGTCAAAATTCTCAGAGCTACTGTGCCCAATTAA